A stretch of Roseibium porphyridii DNA encodes these proteins:
- a CDS encoding amino acid ABC transporter permease → MSGDLATMDQEQHSPVRPGRTWFSKFRRNYFGTPISSAISILLIALVVATGPAVLRWLVLDATFTGTAAACRENGGPCWAFIGAKLNLILFGAYPDEQLWRPVLFLSTVAAIGVYGYMFPRRQTKVLLAWLLSLLLGMALMRGGFLGLAPVDNARWGGLPVTIIVTIAGLAGAFPLGVLLMLGSASKNIAIQIPCKAYIDVVRGIPAITLVFMTFAIIPLLTPQEFIADKLLRASTGLMLLTAAYFAEALRGALEALPKGQDEAGKSLGFRYWKRQRLIILPQVIGNSLQPIANISIAFVKNTSLLIIIGLFDLLGAARSSLFDGDWQGFYRELYLFVGAIYLVICLFMDAYVTSMERERKERISR, encoded by the coding sequence ATGAGTGGTGACCTCGCAACCATGGACCAGGAACAGCACAGTCCGGTCAGACCAGGTAGAACCTGGTTCTCGAAATTCCGGCGAAACTACTTTGGGACCCCGATCAGTAGTGCAATATCCATCCTGCTGATCGCTCTTGTTGTTGCCACAGGGCCTGCAGTTCTGCGTTGGCTCGTGCTTGACGCGACATTTACTGGCACCGCAGCCGCCTGTCGGGAAAATGGAGGACCTTGCTGGGCATTTATTGGCGCAAAACTGAACCTTATACTGTTCGGTGCCTATCCTGACGAGCAGCTTTGGCGACCTGTCCTGTTTCTTTCCACCGTCGCGGCGATTGGTGTCTACGGATACATGTTTCCGCGCAGACAGACCAAGGTTCTGCTCGCTTGGCTCTTATCCCTGCTTCTTGGGATGGCGCTGATGCGGGGTGGATTCCTTGGACTCGCCCCCGTCGACAATGCCCGGTGGGGCGGATTGCCGGTAACGATCATCGTGACAATTGCCGGCCTCGCCGGGGCGTTTCCACTTGGTGTTCTGCTAATGCTCGGAAGCGCGTCGAAGAACATTGCCATCCAGATCCCGTGCAAGGCTTACATCGACGTGGTTCGTGGAATACCCGCGATCACCCTCGTATTTATGACGTTTGCCATCATTCCGCTTTTGACACCGCAGGAGTTCATTGCCGACAAATTGTTAAGAGCGTCGACGGGATTAATGCTGTTGACGGCCGCTTACTTTGCCGAAGCCCTGCGCGGGGCGCTTGAAGCCCTGCCGAAAGGGCAGGACGAAGCTGGCAAGAGTCTCGGTTTCCGATATTGGAAACGGCAGCGGTTGATTATCCTGCCGCAGGTGATCGGCAATTCGCTGCAGCCAATTGCCAATATCTCGATTGCATTCGTCAAAAACACGTCGCTTTTGATCATTATCGGGCTTTTTGATCTTCTGGGCGCTGCGCGATCCAGCCTTTTTGACGGCGACTGGCAGGGATTTTATCGCGAGCTCTATCTTTTCGTCGGAGCCATCTACCTGGTGATCTGCCTGTTTATGGACGCTTATGTCACCAGTATGGAGCGGGAACGTAAAGAGCGGATCTCAAGGTGA
- a CDS encoding sugar phosphate isomerase/epimerase family protein encodes MLGLGSFSYRWSCGFKDRIPEKPLGLLDLLDRAELANLSLVQFADNIPLHERDNGEIAELATESKAKGISVELGLAGATDTASLTTYLGYANQLDCELIRVSLDATDLQKGQCQLVAELKEIEQSLVDQSVRIAFENHFAISSPELASLVQRLDSDRFGVCLDVANSICAGEWPLETVNILAPFAINLHLKDCRFVPDPYGVGFKVEGVPLGKGIVDIGAVFDRLRPDERGINIILEHWLPWECDQAALSKREDEWVLESALIARRVLETFNP; translated from the coding sequence GTGCTTGGTCTTGGTAGTTTTTCTTATCGCTGGTCATGCGGGTTTAAGGACAGAATCCCCGAAAAGCCACTAGGTCTGCTCGATCTGCTTGACCGAGCTGAACTAGCAAACCTTTCTCTGGTTCAATTTGCTGACAACATCCCGCTTCACGAGCGTGATAATGGCGAAATCGCGGAGTTGGCCACCGAGTCGAAAGCAAAAGGAATATCGGTAGAGCTAGGGTTAGCCGGAGCGACAGACACAGCAAGTCTGACGACATATTTAGGGTATGCAAACCAGCTTGACTGCGAACTGATCCGGGTATCGCTGGACGCAACCGATCTTCAGAAAGGGCAGTGCCAACTAGTTGCTGAGCTAAAGGAAATAGAGCAATCCCTCGTTGACCAGAGTGTGCGGATTGCATTTGAAAACCACTTCGCAATCTCCTCACCCGAATTGGCGTCTCTTGTGCAGAGACTGGACTCTGACCGATTTGGAGTATGCCTTGATGTGGCAAACTCGATCTGTGCAGGAGAATGGCCGCTGGAGACAGTAAATATACTGGCCCCATTTGCGATCAATCTTCACCTCAAAGACTGTCGATTTGTACCAGATCCATATGGTGTTGGTTTCAAAGTTGAAGGTGTGCCGCTGGGAAAAGGCATCGTCGACATTGGTGCGGTGTTTGATCGGTTGAGACCAGATGAACGCGGGATCAACATCATTTTGGAACACTGGTTGCCATGGGAGTGCGATCAGGCAGCTCTCAGCAAGCGAGAAGACGAATGGGTGCTCGAGAGCGCTTTGATAGCGAGGCGAGTGTTGGAAACATTTAATCCCTAA
- a CDS encoding sugar phosphate isomerase/epimerase family protein, protein MAFKNSILLGTIGRYNDRFHVYQKHRSLEERLELALKIPRTDGVEPVYPQDLGHNGDSVGLVKSSGLGVSAVNVNVKTEDMYRKGSFTSRDKRVRDTAIEYLKTAMDMSAELGANMISVCPLIDGWDYPFEVDYQDQWKWLVEAFEAAAVHRDDVRISIEYKAFESKNRIILPTMARSLVLCEKIGAPNLGVTMDVGHALMANETPAAEAALGQDLNRLFYVHFNDNDRGADWDMLPASVNLWETLELLYYIERMGWNGWFAYDVFTRNGDNVEAIAATFEIMENLENLREKISMQELDAMVADGVPARNINKLIASLL, encoded by the coding sequence ATGGCTTTCAAGAACTCAATATTGCTCGGCACAATTGGCCGGTACAATGATCGCTTTCATGTCTATCAGAAACATCGCAGTTTAGAAGAGCGGCTCGAACTGGCGCTAAAAATTCCGCGGACCGATGGCGTCGAGCCCGTTTATCCGCAGGATTTGGGACATAACGGTGATTCTGTCGGTCTGGTTAAGAGCAGCGGGTTGGGTGTTTCCGCTGTCAATGTAAACGTCAAGACCGAAGACATGTACCGCAAGGGTTCATTCACCTCTCGAGACAAACGGGTCCGCGATACTGCGATTGAATACCTGAAAACTGCAATGGACATGTCGGCTGAACTCGGCGCGAACATGATATCTGTATGCCCGCTGATTGATGGTTGGGACTACCCGTTTGAGGTGGACTATCAGGACCAGTGGAAATGGCTCGTTGAAGCATTCGAGGCAGCCGCCGTCCATCGTGACGACGTACGCATCTCCATTGAATACAAGGCCTTTGAATCCAAAAACAGAATTATACTTCCAACCATGGCCCGCTCGCTTGTTTTATGCGAGAAAATCGGCGCGCCGAACCTTGGTGTGACCATGGATGTCGGGCATGCACTTATGGCTAATGAAACCCCAGCAGCGGAAGCGGCGCTTGGGCAGGATCTGAACCGTCTCTTCTATGTCCATTTCAATGACAACGACCGTGGCGCCGATTGGGACATGCTGCCTGCGTCTGTGAACCTTTGGGAAACGCTTGAACTTCTCTATTACATTGAACGAATGGGATGGAACGGCTGGTTCGCCTACGACGTTTTCACAAGAAATGGCGACAATGTGGAAGCCATTGCGGCAACATTTGAGATCATGGAGAACCTGGAGAATTTACGCGAAAAAATATCGATGCAGGAACTTGACGCGATGGTGGCGGATGGTGTCCCGGCGCGTAATATCAATAAGTTAATCGCGTCGCTTCTGTGA
- a CDS encoding TRAP transporter large permease produces the protein MTALALLAGAFFVLLLLGVPIVFALIAACIVVLTQDGLMSAQLVMQRVYAGIDSFPLLAIPFFLLAGKLMEAGGITRRLIGFAFHLVGWIRGGLAHVAVLAATMFAGVSGSSVADTAAIGSTIIPRMKERGYDPSYSASVVAASGVIGSTIPPSIPLVLYGVISGVSIGGLFMGGIIPGVLMCLGLMGYIYFSAKPAPSDQTVSATQQRSSFASVFLQSLPALLLPGIIVGGIRTGAFSATEAAAVAVAYAFLIGVAYRELRLSQVPEILYQTARDTTLVMAIVGAASLVGYVLTIEQIPFAIAEWFTDNVNHVLVLLLLVNLLLLIAGCFLDGGSAIIVFTPVLLPVIKAFGIDPLFFGVLMSINLMIGTITPPVGLSLYVAGGIANVKIGRMMRAILPFLCVHLALLCILMVFPQLVTAIPSLVYNR, from the coding sequence ATGACGGCACTCGCACTTCTAGCGGGCGCATTTTTCGTCCTGTTACTGCTCGGCGTACCCATTGTGTTTGCGCTGATCGCCGCCTGTATCGTGGTTCTCACGCAAGATGGGCTGATGTCTGCGCAGCTCGTGATGCAACGGGTATATGCCGGCATCGACAGCTTTCCTCTGCTTGCCATTCCGTTTTTTCTGCTGGCGGGTAAGCTCATGGAAGCAGGAGGAATTACCCGTCGGCTGATAGGTTTCGCGTTTCATCTGGTCGGCTGGATACGTGGGGGTCTCGCGCACGTGGCAGTCCTGGCAGCGACCATGTTCGCAGGCGTGAGCGGCTCTTCCGTTGCAGATACCGCGGCAATTGGATCAACGATAATCCCGCGAATGAAAGAGCGTGGGTATGACCCGTCCTATTCGGCATCAGTCGTTGCGGCTTCAGGCGTCATCGGATCAACCATTCCCCCCTCCATTCCGCTGGTTTTGTATGGCGTCATCTCTGGAGTTTCCATTGGTGGGCTTTTCATGGGTGGCATTATTCCGGGGGTTTTGATGTGCCTCGGCTTGATGGGATACATCTACTTCAGCGCGAAACCGGCTCCCAGTGACCAAACCGTTTCCGCCACGCAACAACGAAGCAGCTTCGCAAGTGTGTTTCTCCAGTCTTTGCCAGCATTGTTGCTGCCGGGCATTATTGTCGGGGGGATCCGAACCGGTGCATTCAGCGCAACCGAAGCGGCAGCGGTCGCAGTCGCCTATGCGTTTTTGATAGGTGTTGCATATCGCGAACTCCGGCTGTCGCAGGTTCCTGAAATTCTCTATCAGACCGCGCGCGATACGACGCTTGTTATGGCGATTGTCGGGGCAGCTAGCCTCGTTGGCTATGTGTTGACGATTGAACAAATACCCTTTGCGATCGCTGAATGGTTCACGGACAACGTGAACCACGTTCTGGTGCTCCTGCTGCTTGTCAATTTGTTGCTCCTGATCGCCGGTTGTTTTCTCGATGGAGGATCGGCGATTATCGTCTTCACCCCGGTCTTGCTGCCGGTCATCAAGGCATTTGGTATCGATCCGTTGTTTTTCGGTGTCCTCATGTCAATCAACCTGATGATCGGCACGATCACGCCACCTGTCGGACTATCCCTTTATGTCGCCGGCGGGATCGCAAATGTGAAAATCGGCCGGATGATGAGGGCAATTCTCCCGTTCCTGTGCGTCCACTTGGCCTTGCTGTGCATTCTCATGGTGTTTCCGCAACTTGTGACCGCGATCCCAAGCCTTGTTTACAACCGATAG
- a CDS encoding TRAP transporter small permease: MAENSFQNVLDRLSFLERITFAVLRFLLIAIIATMVIAVLAQVFSRYALDFSLTWSEELARICMIGLVFLGAAVLSRNNEHLSVTTIIELFPKRVYHLCVAMAQAVGIYCSWYLAQGAWAALGREWDQLTPALQIPFGLIYSTIFFAVVLMIFWLAINLVREVLIVTGKQDAIK, translated from the coding sequence ATGGCTGAAAACAGTTTCCAAAACGTGCTCGACCGGTTGTCCTTTCTTGAAAGGATCACCTTCGCTGTGCTGCGCTTTTTGCTGATTGCCATAATCGCAACCATGGTGATTGCCGTATTAGCGCAGGTTTTCTCAAGGTATGCACTCGACTTTTCTTTGACGTGGAGTGAAGAGTTGGCTCGTATCTGTATGATCGGCTTGGTTTTTCTCGGTGCGGCCGTATTAAGCCGAAACAACGAACACCTCTCGGTTACGACCATTATAGAGCTGTTTCCTAAACGTGTTTATCACCTGTGCGTCGCCATGGCCCAAGCAGTTGGAATCTACTGTTCATGGTATCTGGCACAAGGAGCCTGGGCGGCTCTCGGCCGGGAGTGGGACCAACTCACTCCTGCCCTTCAGATACCTTTCGGCCTGATCTACTCGACAATCTTTTTCGCAGTTGTGCTGATGATATTCTGGCTTGCCATAAATCTTGTTCGCGAAGTGCTGATTGTTACAGGAAAACAGGACGCGATCAAATGA
- a CDS encoding TRAP transporter substrate-binding protein → MKHILLAAALAATTALTAPAMAADVTVKIATVVSGDHPENVGAQEIKRLVEERSNGEIEVRVFTDGQLGNQRELVEQLRNGSLEMTWVTTGFFGSWEPVMNTLEIGYLFDDREHAFRAFDGELGKEVAALIEKHDVKHLGFYEAGMRHVTNSVRPINSPDDLEGMKLRTPNAKYHLTSVEMMGASPTPMAFGELYAAMEQKVVDGQENPLSNIHAAAFYEVNDHLALTGHLHLTHMVMYSEDQWTKLSKEHQDIIEQAVIDSQQVQRDKVAADDASLLAVLEEKGMQVTRPDRAALAEKVAPLREQAVEEFGDQANRWIELIDQTR, encoded by the coding sequence ATGAAACACATTCTGCTTGCGGCTGCTCTTGCCGCGACCACGGCGCTGACTGCCCCCGCTATGGCTGCCGACGTGACGGTGAAGATTGCAACCGTCGTATCGGGAGATCATCCTGAAAATGTCGGAGCACAGGAGATCAAACGCCTGGTTGAGGAGCGCTCAAACGGCGAGATCGAGGTGCGTGTTTTCACAGACGGACAGCTGGGCAATCAACGCGAGCTCGTCGAGCAGCTCCGTAATGGTAGCCTCGAAATGACATGGGTTACCACTGGGTTTTTCGGATCCTGGGAACCCGTTATGAACACGCTGGAAATCGGTTATCTGTTCGATGACCGCGAACATGCTTTTCGCGCCTTTGATGGTGAACTGGGGAAGGAAGTTGCCGCTCTGATCGAAAAACATGACGTCAAACACCTTGGTTTCTACGAAGCCGGTATGCGTCATGTCACCAACTCCGTCCGCCCAATCAACTCGCCCGACGATCTTGAGGGAATGAAGCTTCGCACTCCAAATGCGAAGTATCACTTGACCTCCGTGGAAATGATGGGCGCCAGCCCGACGCCGATGGCATTCGGCGAACTTTACGCTGCAATGGAGCAGAAAGTCGTCGACGGTCAGGAAAACCCTCTGTCGAACATTCATGCAGCCGCCTTCTATGAAGTGAATGATCATTTGGCACTGACAGGACACCTGCATCTCACCCACATGGTCATGTACTCCGAAGACCAATGGACCAAACTTTCCAAAGAACATCAGGACATTATCGAACAGGCGGTGATCGATAGTCAGCAAGTTCAACGCGATAAGGTTGCGGCCGACGATGCGAGCTTGCTGGCGGTGCTTGAAGAAAAGGGCATGCAGGTCACCCGTCCAGATCGCGCGGCACTTGCGGAAAAAGTCGCTCCACTCCGCGAACAGGCGGTTGAAGAATTCGGCGATCAGGCCAACCGCTGGATCGAACTCATCGATCAGACCCGCTGA